CCGGCCGGCAGTAAGGGTACCGTATCCAAACCGACCGGAACGGTAAAATCCGGTGGAATCTACATTATCCAGAAAGGCGACACGCTATCCGAAATTGCGCTGGCCGCCGGAGTTACCCTCAACGATCTGCGTGAGGTCAACGGTCTCAAGGGCGATGTGATCATGGCTGGCGAGGAACTGAATATTCCGTCGTATGGCAAGGTGCCGAGCAGCGCAAGAAAGGCGAGATCGACGAAAACCGTTAAATCAGATCCGGAACCGCAAATGACTGAGCCGGAGCCGCAAATGACTGAACCGGAACCGCAGCCTTTGGCTGCATTTGAAGATTCTGCACCGGCTCCGATTGTTGAAGTGGATAATATCGTAGTTGATGAAGTCATGTATCCGGGGGAAACCCTCGACGACAAAGCGCGTCAGTATGGTGTTTCCAAAGCCGAAATCATGCGTTTGAACGGTATTACCGACGAGTCCCAGATTCGTGAAGGTCAGACCATCCGTATTCCGGTTTCCGACTAAAAAACCGTTTGGCGGGAATCAATGCGCAGAACGATTTCGCTGTTTATCGCTATTGTATTGATTCTCGTCACGATCGGCATTCTGATTCTCGCGAGCGCGAGCTCGGCGAAGTATGACGATGCCACCTATTTTGTGCGCCGCCAGCTGATGTGGCTGGCGGTTGCTTTTTGCGCGGGTGCTTTGGCTGCGCGTTTTGATTACAGTCACTATAAAAAGCTGGCCATACCACTGGCTGTTTTTTCCGTATTTCTGCTGGTTCTTGTCCGTATTCCGGGCATTGGCAGTAATATCAACGGAAGCTGGCGCTGGATCAAAATCGGGCCTATATCTGTCCAGCCTTCGGAAATCGCCAAGGTGGGCATCATTATGCTCTTTGCTTGGTGGCTTGCCCGGAATCAGCGGCGGATCGATGAGCTTAAACGCGGTATTCTCGTCCCGTTTGGTCTGCTCGGTATTTTTGCGATACTGCTGGTATTGGAGCCGGATTTCGGAACCACCATGTTGGTTTCGTCTGTGGCGGTCAGCATGATGTTTCTCGGCGGTGTGAGTGTGGCTCCACTGCTCATTACCGGTATCACCGGGCTGCTGGGCGTGGCGATTTTGATCTTTATGAATCCGGAGCGCATGAGCCGGATTCTTGCGTTTCTTGATCCGCAGAAATATGAAAAGGATAAGGCCTGGCAGCTCATCAATTCCCTGCGGGCCTTTGCCGGCGGGGAAGTCAGCGGCGTCGGTTTCGGAAACAGCATGCAGAAATATCACTATCTGCCGGAAGCGCACACCGATTTTATTTTTCCAATCATTGGAGAGGAACTCGGCCTGATTGCTTCGCTGATTGTGGTTTCCATGTATATGCTTCTTTTTATTTTCGGTCTGCGCATTGCGTTCAATGCCAAAGATGATTTCGGGCGGCTGCTGGCGTATGGGATAACGCTGATGATTACTGTTCAGGCGCTGATTAATTTTGCGGTGGTTACCGGCTGCGTGCCGACCAAAGGGCTGGCCCTGCCTTTCATCAGTTACGGGGGGTCAAGTCTGGCCATCTCCGGGGCGATGATCGGGATCCTGATCAATGTGGCGTATGCGGGAATGAAATCCCCGTCAAAATCGGCCCGCAACCCCTTTAAAGACCGTGTGAGGAAAGTTTAACCATGAACGATGAATATGAACTGCTCGACAGTGGAAACGGAAAAAAGCTGGAACGCTATGGCGATATTATTCTGGAGCGTCCCGCTGCGCAGGCAGTCTGGGCCCCCCAGTTTTCCAATCGCTGGAAAAATGCGACGGCGCGTTTCGACCGGGTAGGCGGGCTGAACTGGGAGGGGCGGAATAAAGTGTCCAAACCCTGGAATGTGAATGTTGCCGGGGTCACGATGAAATTATCGGCCACCGATTTCGGTCACATCGGTGTTTTTCCGGAAACGCGTGCGCTCTGGAAATGGATTCGTGAAATGCTGGATAAACAGGCAAAGAAAAAAGGACGAGCTCTTAAATTTCTGAATCTATTTGCTTATTCGGGGGGAGCGACACTGGCGGCGGCGCAGTCGGGGGCGCAATGCTGCCATTTGGATGCTTCGAAAGGGATGGTGGACTGGGCACGCGAAAATGCAGTGCTCAATAATTTGACCGATGCGCCGATCCGCTGGATTGTGGATGATGTGATTAAATTTCTGCGCCGTGAAGTGAAGCGTGGTAATCGGTATGACGGGATTCTGTTGGATCCGCCGTCGTTCGGGCGCGGCAAAAAAGGCGAGCTTTATAAAATTGAAGATCAGTTGAGAACCACGCTCGATCTGGTGGATCAGGTGGTTTCCGATGACCCCTCATTTGTGATTCTTACATCGCATACGCCCGGCTTTTCGCCGATTGTGCTACGTAATCTGCTGGCGCAGTATCATGACCGCGGCACCTTTGAATGTGGCGAAATGCTGCTGACGGGTAAGCCGGATGTGAATGACTTGCCGAATGGGAACTGGGCCCGCTGGATTAATGAATGAGATTCAATATAACGCTGCAGAACTTGATGAATTGATTCTGTTTGCAGATAACCATCTGCTGGCCGTGAATAAGCCGGCCGGCCTGCTGACGCAGGACAGCGGCACGGGGCTGCGGAATCTTGAAGACTGGGCGCGTGAGTGGGTTCGGGTGGATAAAAACAAACCCGGCGCAGTTTTTCTGAATGCGGTACACCGGATCGATAAAGTAGTGAGCGGCGTTGTGTTGTTTGCCCGTACCAGCAAAGCGCTCAGCCGGCTGAACGAAGATGTCCGCAAGCGTAACGTGAAAAAAGTCTATCATGTATTGGTGGAAGGGGATCCGGGGAAACCAACGGATAAGCTGGTTCACTGGCTTTCCCATGAAAATCATAAAGCCCGAATCTGTAAAGAGGGGCATAAAGGTGCTCAGCGCGCGGTCCTCAGCTACCGGAAACGTCCACCGGTTGGAAACTTCCAGTGTTTGGAAGTGGATCTTGAAACCGGGCGCTATCACCAGATCCGTGCACAGCTTTCGGCCATCGGATGTCCGATTGTCGGTGATGCAAAATACGGCTCAAAAACGAAGTCGCCCGACGGAGCAATCGCCCTCCACAGCAGGGAGCTGCATGTGATGCATCCTACGCAGAAAGAGTGGATCAAAATCGAGGCTCCGTATCCGGAGCATTCTTTCTGGCATTAAATCCGTTCGAAACGGGCGACGGATTCGACATGGTTGGTCTGGGGAAACATGTCGATGGGCTGGCAGGAGACGAGCCGGTATTTTCCTTCTTCGCAGAACATCTGTCCGTCGCGGGCGAGTGAGGCCGGGTTGCAACTGACGTAGACGATGACGGGCGGAGCGATTTCCAGAAGCATTTTGACGGCTTTGGGATTCATTCCGGCGCGTGGCGGATCGGTGATGACGACGTCGGGAGCGCCGAAGGCATCGAGCTCGGGTTTGATGGTTTTGAAGTCCTTCATATCGAGCTGGATAAATTCACAGTTTTCGACAGCGTGGCGTTTGGCGTTTTCGCGGGCATCGTTCACGGAGCTTTCAACCAGTTCAACACCGAGCACTTTTTTGCAATGGCTGGAAGCAAAGAGGGTGATAGAACCCGTGCCGCAGAAGAGGTCATACACCAGATCGGTCGTTTTGAGCTGTGCGGCTTCCAGGATCTGGAAATAGAGTTTTTCAGCCTGGACGGTATTCGTCTGGAAAAAGGAGTTTGCTGAAATGCGATACGTGTAGTCGCCGAGGGTGTCCTGAATATAACCGGGACCGTGGAGGATGTATTCTTTTTCTCCGAATGCCACGGTATTTTTGGCGGAGGTGATATTGTTGACAAAGGTGGTCAGTTTTTCGCCAAGTGCATCCTGCAGTTTGGCGCTCAGTTTTTCCATCAGCTCCGGGTTGTGCGATGAGGTGACGAGGTTGACCATAAATTCGCCGGTGTTTCCGCCGTGGCGGACGACGAGGTTGCGCAGTTCACCGGTATGAGTGTGGGTGGAGTAGATGGGGAGGTCTGCTTTGTGTTCGAGGCAGAACGCACGGACCGTGTTTAGGGTCTGATTCATTTCCGGGGTGGAGAGGTCGCAGTGGTCGATGTCGATGGCTTTTGAAAAGCAACCGGGGGCGTGGAAGCCGAGGGCGAAATCGAGAGGTTTTTCGTGTTCGTCGGGCTCCAGGTTCATTTCATCAGGCGTGAGATAACGCAGATCGGTGAATGAGAAGTCCATTTTGTTGCGGTAGCCGAAGAGTTCCGGGGCGGGCAGGCAGGTGCGGCATTCAATATCCTTGAATCCGCCGAGGTGGTGGAGTGCATCCTGCACCTGTTTGCGTTTGAGGCGAAGTTGTTCGGCATAGTCCATATGCTGCCATTTGCACCCGCCGCATAGACCGAAGTAGGGACAGACCGGATCGATGCGGTGGGGGGAGGGTTTAACCAGTTCGCGCATCCGGGCTACGAGATATTTCTTTTTTATTTTGAAAATCTCTGCTTTCACCGTGTCGCCGACGGCGGCGGGACCTTGTACGAATATGGAAATTCCGTCATCCAGCCGCCCGAAGCTCTGATTCTTGTCGCCCA
This is a stretch of genomic DNA from Pontiella agarivorans. It encodes these proteins:
- a CDS encoding muramidase family protein, yielding MKIGSSFFMAVAVLSALALTQGCVTTESQGSVRGPGAKTKGPFWHNHKSKSADEGTAVALEPYESYEDAGADLYVMEDDISTSDYQGGPNTGASSYGETEVYIVQKGDVLSQIAVDCDTTTATLVQMNGLSNPDVLYVGQELRVPAGSKGTVSKPTGTVKSGGIYIIQKGDTLSEIALAAGVTLNDLREVNGLKGDVIMAGEELNIPSYGKVPSSARKARSTKTVKSDPEPQMTEPEPQMTEPEPQPLAAFEDSAPAPIVEVDNIVVDEVMYPGETLDDKARQYGVSKAEIMRLNGITDESQIREGQTIRIPVSD
- the ftsW gene encoding putative lipid II flippase FtsW, producing MRRTISLFIAIVLILVTIGILILASASSAKYDDATYFVRRQLMWLAVAFCAGALAARFDYSHYKKLAIPLAVFSVFLLVLVRIPGIGSNINGSWRWIKIGPISVQPSEIAKVGIIMLFAWWLARNQRRIDELKRGILVPFGLLGIFAILLVLEPDFGTTMLVSSVAVSMMFLGGVSVAPLLITGITGLLGVAILIFMNPERMSRILAFLDPQKYEKDKAWQLINSLRAFAGGEVSGVGFGNSMQKYHYLPEAHTDFIFPIIGEELGLIASLIVVSMYMLLFIFGLRIAFNAKDDFGRLLAYGITLMITVQALINFAVVTGCVPTKGLALPFISYGGSSLAISGAMIGILINVAYAGMKSPSKSARNPFKDRVRKV
- a CDS encoding class I SAM-dependent methyltransferase, yielding MNDEYELLDSGNGKKLERYGDIILERPAAQAVWAPQFSNRWKNATARFDRVGGLNWEGRNKVSKPWNVNVAGVTMKLSATDFGHIGVFPETRALWKWIREMLDKQAKKKGRALKFLNLFAYSGGATLAAAQSGAQCCHLDASKGMVDWARENAVLNNLTDAPIRWIVDDVIKFLRREVKRGNRYDGILLDPPSFGRGKKGELYKIEDQLRTTLDLVDQVVSDDPSFVILTSHTPGFSPIVLRNLLAQYHDRGTFECGEMLLTGKPDVNDLPNGNWARWINE
- a CDS encoding RluA family pseudouridine synthase; the protein is MNEIQYNAAELDELILFADNHLLAVNKPAGLLTQDSGTGLRNLEDWAREWVRVDKNKPGAVFLNAVHRIDKVVSGVVLFARTSKALSRLNEDVRKRNVKKVYHVLVEGDPGKPTDKLVHWLSHENHKARICKEGHKGAQRAVLSYRKRPPVGNFQCLEVDLETGRYHQIRAQLSAIGCPIVGDAKYGSKTKSPDGAIALHSRELHVMHPTQKEWIKIEAPYPEHSFWH
- the rlmD gene encoding 23S rRNA (uracil(1939)-C(5))-methyltransferase RlmD; translation: MYKKKQMVEVEILDLGDKNQSFGRLDDGISIFVQGPAAVGDTVKAEIFKIKKKYLVARMRELVKPSPHRIDPVCPYFGLCGGCKWQHMDYAEQLRLKRKQVQDALHHLGGFKDIECRTCLPAPELFGYRNKMDFSFTDLRYLTPDEMNLEPDEHEKPLDFALGFHAPGCFSKAIDIDHCDLSTPEMNQTLNTVRAFCLEHKADLPIYSTHTHTGELRNLVVRHGGNTGEFMVNLVTSSHNPELMEKLSAKLQDALGEKLTTFVNNITSAKNTVAFGEKEYILHGPGYIQDTLGDYTYRISANSFFQTNTVQAEKLYFQILEAAQLKTTDLVYDLFCGTGSITLFASSHCKKVLGVELVESSVNDARENAKRHAVENCEFIQLDMKDFKTIKPELDAFGAPDVVITDPPRAGMNPKAVKMLLEIAPPVIVYVSCNPASLARDGQMFCEEGKYRLVSCQPIDMFPQTNHVESVARFERI